One genomic segment of Actinoplanes ianthinogenes includes these proteins:
- the ribD gene encoding bifunctional diaminohydroxyphosphoribosylaminopyrimidine deaminase/5-amino-6-(5-phosphoribosylamino)uracil reductase RibD, translating to MVTEDEAMRRAIALAARGLGTTSPNPVVGCLLLGPDGAVVGEGFHAYAGGPHAEIVALAQAGERARGGTCVVTLEPCNHTGRTGPCSEALIQAGLRRVVIAVDDPNPVASGGAATLRAAGLQVETGVRRAEAELGNIAWLTAVRRGRPFVTWKFAATLDGRSAAADGTSQWVSSSESRFDVHVLRSTVDAIVAGVGTVVADDPQLTVRDLRDGSLAIKQPLRVVVDSHGRTPETARVRDAAAPTWIVTTAETGSGPDGRVDLHAMLTELYTRGIRSVLLEGGPTLAGAFLAAGLVDRVIGYVAPKLLGAGRSALVDAGIGTIAEALELDFTDIAQIGGDLRFTATLRSKEN from the coding sequence ATGGTGACCGAGGACGAGGCGATGCGCCGCGCGATTGCGCTGGCCGCCCGGGGCCTCGGCACGACCAGCCCCAACCCGGTGGTCGGCTGCCTGCTGCTCGGCCCGGACGGCGCGGTCGTCGGTGAGGGCTTCCATGCGTACGCGGGCGGCCCGCACGCCGAGATCGTGGCCCTCGCCCAGGCCGGTGAGCGGGCCCGCGGCGGCACCTGCGTGGTGACCCTGGAGCCGTGCAACCACACCGGGCGGACCGGCCCGTGCTCGGAGGCGCTGATCCAGGCCGGCCTGCGCCGCGTGGTGATCGCCGTCGACGATCCGAACCCGGTGGCCTCCGGCGGCGCCGCCACCCTGCGCGCGGCCGGCCTCCAGGTGGAGACCGGGGTGCGCCGCGCCGAGGCCGAGCTGGGGAACATCGCCTGGCTGACCGCCGTGCGCCGCGGCCGCCCGTTCGTGACCTGGAAATTCGCCGCCACCCTGGACGGGCGCTCGGCCGCCGCGGACGGGACCAGCCAGTGGGTCAGCTCCAGCGAGTCGCGCTTCGACGTGCACGTGCTGCGCAGCACGGTCGACGCGATCGTGGCCGGGGTCGGCACGGTGGTCGCCGACGACCCGCAGCTGACCGTGCGCGACCTGCGGGACGGCTCGCTCGCCATCAAGCAGCCGCTGCGCGTGGTCGTCGACTCGCACGGGCGGACCCCGGAGACGGCCCGCGTCCGGGACGCCGCCGCGCCCACCTGGATCGTGACCACGGCCGAGACCGGCAGCGGGCCGGACGGCCGCGTCGACCTGCACGCCATGCTCACCGAGCTCTACACCCGCGGCATCCGCAGCGTGCTGCTGGAGGGCGGCCCGACCCTGGCCGGGGCGTTCCTCGCGGCCGGTCTGGTCGACCGCGTGATCGGTTACGTCGCGCCGAAACTGCTCGGCGCCGGCCGGTCCGCTCTGGTCGACGCCGGGATCGGCACCATCGCCGAGGCCCTGGAGCTCGACTTCACCGACATCGCGCAGATCGGGGGCGACCTGCGCTTCACCGCCACGCTCCGCTCAAAGGAGAACTGA
- a CDS encoding acyltransferase family protein, whose product MTPKIGSARRLAALDGLRILAALVVALYHYTGYPTGVRQSWGAPPETAWPLLHHLGRYGWLGVELFFVISGFVICMSSWGRTPGAFFRSRVTRLFPAYWPAVLITTAVLTLWPVVRAPRHWHEVALNLTMMQKAVDVQHVDAVYWSLWREALFYLLFAVVVWRGLTLRRAVIFGYGWLVASMLSVKSGVHLLSTVLQPDCAPFFVAGIALYLIHRFGPDLLLWGLLGASFLLAQYWTVQQVGDKREVDPGLSTAVGAVVVTGIFAVMLAIALGYTARIQWRWLTTAGLLTYPFYLLHEYLGWTMIYGLRDLLPRPVLLPLVVGAMLLAAYLLHRVVEKPLARILKKHLDAAATTINRGDRYAAPAPVAALEADTVLLPTVK is encoded by the coding sequence GTGACCCCGAAGATCGGCTCTGCCCGGCGGCTTGCCGCGCTCGACGGCCTACGGATCCTCGCCGCGCTGGTGGTGGCGCTCTACCACTACACCGGATACCCGACCGGGGTGCGCCAGTCCTGGGGCGCGCCGCCGGAGACGGCCTGGCCGCTCCTGCACCACCTCGGGCGCTACGGCTGGCTGGGCGTCGAGCTGTTCTTCGTGATCAGCGGCTTCGTCATCTGCATGAGCAGCTGGGGCCGCACGCCCGGGGCGTTCTTCCGCTCCCGGGTGACCCGGTTGTTCCCGGCGTACTGGCCGGCGGTGCTGATCACCACGGCGGTGCTGACCCTCTGGCCGGTCGTCCGGGCACCCCGGCACTGGCACGAGGTGGCACTCAACCTGACGATGATGCAGAAGGCGGTCGACGTGCAGCACGTCGACGCGGTCTACTGGTCGCTCTGGCGGGAGGCGCTGTTCTACCTGCTCTTCGCCGTCGTGGTGTGGCGCGGGCTGACGCTGCGCCGTGCGGTGATCTTCGGGTACGGCTGGCTGGTCGCCTCGATGCTCTCGGTCAAGTCCGGGGTGCACCTGCTGTCGACGGTGCTGCAACCGGACTGCGCCCCGTTCTTCGTCGCCGGCATCGCGCTCTACCTGATCCACCGTTTCGGGCCGGACCTGCTGCTCTGGGGGCTTCTCGGCGCCTCGTTCCTGCTGGCCCAGTACTGGACGGTGCAGCAGGTGGGCGACAAGCGGGAGGTGGACCCGGGGCTGTCCACGGCGGTCGGGGCGGTCGTGGTCACCGGCATCTTCGCGGTGATGCTCGCGATCGCGCTCGGATACACGGCGCGGATCCAGTGGCGCTGGCTGACCACGGCGGGGCTGCTGACGTACCCGTTCTACCTGCTGCACGAGTACCTGGGCTGGACCATGATCTACGGACTGCGGGACCTGCTGCCGCGGCCCGTGCTGCTGCCGCTGGTCGTGGGCGCCATGCTGCTCGCGGCGTACCTGCTGCACCGGGTGGTGGAGAAGCCGCTCGCGCGGATCCTGAAGAAGCACCTGGACGCGGCCGCGACCACGATCAACCGGGGAGACCGGTACGCCGCGCCGGCGCCGGTAGCGGCGCTCGAAGCGGACACCGTGCTGCTGCCCACGGTGAAATAG
- the fmt gene encoding methionyl-tRNA formyltransferase: protein MRLVFAGTPEVALPSLEAIAASGHELLAVVTRPDAPAGRGRRLVRSPVGAWADERGIEVLTPARPREPEFQERLRELAPDCVPVVAYGALVPPSALEIPAHGWVNLHFSLLPAWRGAAPVQHAVLHGDEVTGASVFELEAGLDTGPVYGTVTDQIRFNDTSGDLLERLAREGAGLLVAVLDAIAAGTARAHPQPHDGVSLAPKLTVEDARVRWTDPAFAVDRRIRACSPAPGAWTTLRDDRLKLGPVRPIANAPHLEPGELRVERTQVLAGTATTPVQLGEIRAAGKKPMAATDWARGMRIEAGEKLA from the coding sequence CGCCGGCACGCCCGAGGTGGCGCTGCCCAGCCTGGAGGCGATCGCCGCGTCCGGGCACGAGTTGCTCGCCGTGGTGACCCGGCCGGACGCCCCCGCCGGGCGGGGCCGCCGCCTGGTCCGCTCGCCCGTCGGCGCCTGGGCCGACGAGCGCGGCATCGAGGTGCTGACCCCGGCCAGACCGCGGGAGCCAGAGTTCCAGGAGCGCCTGCGCGAGCTGGCGCCGGACTGCGTGCCGGTGGTGGCCTACGGTGCCCTGGTCCCGCCGTCCGCCCTGGAGATCCCCGCACACGGCTGGGTGAACCTGCACTTCTCGCTGCTGCCCGCCTGGCGCGGCGCCGCGCCGGTGCAGCACGCCGTGCTGCACGGTGACGAGGTGACCGGGGCCAGCGTCTTCGAGCTGGAGGCCGGCCTGGACACCGGCCCGGTCTACGGCACCGTCACCGACCAGATCCGGTTCAACGACACCTCCGGCGACCTGCTGGAGCGGCTCGCCCGCGAGGGTGCCGGCCTGCTGGTCGCGGTGCTCGACGCGATCGCGGCGGGCACCGCCCGGGCGCACCCGCAGCCGCACGACGGCGTCAGCCTGGCGCCGAAACTCACCGTCGAGGACGCCCGGGTCCGCTGGACCGATCCGGCGTTCGCGGTCGACCGGCGGATCCGGGCGTGCAGCCCGGCGCCGGGCGCCTGGACCACGCTGCGCGACGACCGGCTCAAGCTGGGGCCGGTCCGGCCGATCGCGAACGCGCCGCACCTGGAGCCGGGGGAGCTGCGGGTGGAGCGCACGCAGGTGCTCGCCGGCACCGCGACCACGCCGGTGCAACTGGGCGAGATCCGCGCGGCGGGCAAGAAACCGATGGCCGCGACCGATTGGGCTCGTGGCATGCGTATCGAAGCAGGAGAGAAACTGGCGTGA
- a CDS encoding lysophospholipid acyltransferase family protein, with translation MPPLYAAAHRTLGALLRGFWPTTVTGLEHLPAGSGAILAANHHAIADQLFLGINTPRHIAFWAKAEYFRGSGLTRRVVTGMGAIPVERAGGRAVLSAFDAAVPILRAGGLVAVFVEGTRSPDGRLYRGRTGAVRLAAQAGVPIVPVGIRGTDQVRPAGRRLPRPHPIRLDFGPPIPVKVESAPDARRVTDEVVAAIQGLTGQEYVAKYAPPRT, from the coding sequence ATGCCGCCGCTCTACGCCGCCGCTCACCGCACCCTCGGCGCGCTACTGCGCGGATTCTGGCCGACCACGGTCACCGGTCTCGAGCACCTGCCGGCCGGCTCCGGCGCGATCCTCGCGGCCAACCACCACGCCATCGCCGACCAGTTGTTCCTCGGCATCAACACGCCGCGGCACATCGCGTTCTGGGCCAAGGCGGAGTACTTCCGCGGGTCCGGGCTGACCCGCCGGGTGGTGACCGGGATGGGCGCCATCCCGGTGGAGCGGGCCGGCGGGCGGGCGGTGCTCAGCGCCTTCGACGCGGCGGTGCCGATCCTGCGGGCCGGCGGGCTGGTCGCGGTCTTCGTCGAGGGGACCCGCTCCCCCGACGGGCGGCTGTACCGGGGACGCACCGGGGCGGTCCGGCTCGCTGCGCAGGCCGGGGTGCCGATCGTGCCGGTCGGGATCCGCGGCACCGATCAGGTCCGGCCGGCCGGTCGCCGCCTCCCCCGGCCGCACCCGATCCGGCTGGACTTCGGCCCGCCCATCCCGGTGAAGGTGGAATCCGCCCCGGACGCCCGGCGGGTCACCGATGAGGTGGTTGCCGCGATCCAAGGCTTGACCGGCCAGGAATACGTCGCGAAGTACGCTCCCCCGCGTACCTAA
- a CDS encoding aminotransferase class V-fold PLP-dependent enzyme: MDVDALRAGTPGCRNRIHLNNAGAALMSQQTLDVVVEHLRLEARIGGYEAADAAADRVAAVYSGLAELLGGRSDEIALFDNATHAWQAAFYSVPLRPGDRILTGRNEYGSNVLAYLQAARRAGAEVVVVPNDADGQIDTSALAGLIDGRTKLIGLTHVPTAGGLVNPAAEVGRIARAAGVPYLLDATQSVGQFPVDVAEIGCDFLCGTGRKFLRGPRGTGFLWVRHGVLDQLDPHIVEIQSADWDGARGFGWAPGARRFATWELNYAAVLGLGVAVDQALNLGLAEIGKRNEELGDRMRGLLEDTPGVTVHDLGRRRCAIVTATVDGVESELVVARLAESGVNVTSTEPAHQQFDTEERNPPPLVRFSPHYYNTEDEVEHAATLVGALTGKRL; encoded by the coding sequence ATGGACGTGGACGCGCTTCGAGCCGGGACGCCCGGCTGCCGCAATCGGATCCATCTGAACAACGCGGGCGCGGCCCTGATGTCGCAGCAGACCCTGGACGTCGTGGTCGAGCACCTGCGGCTGGAGGCGCGGATCGGTGGCTACGAGGCGGCCGACGCGGCCGCCGACCGGGTCGCCGCGGTCTACTCCGGGCTGGCCGAGCTGCTCGGCGGGCGGTCCGACGAGATCGCGCTGTTCGACAACGCGACGCACGCGTGGCAGGCCGCGTTCTACTCGGTGCCGCTGCGGCCCGGGGACCGGATCCTGACCGGGCGCAACGAGTACGGCAGCAACGTCCTGGCCTACCTTCAGGCGGCCCGGCGGGCGGGCGCCGAGGTCGTGGTGGTGCCGAACGACGCGGACGGGCAGATCGACACGTCCGCGCTGGCCGGGCTGATCGACGGGCGTACGAAACTGATCGGCCTGACCCACGTGCCGACCGCGGGCGGACTGGTCAACCCGGCGGCCGAGGTCGGTCGCATCGCCCGCGCCGCGGGCGTCCCCTACCTGCTGGACGCGACCCAATCGGTGGGGCAGTTCCCGGTGGACGTCGCGGAGATCGGGTGCGACTTCCTCTGCGGGACCGGGCGCAAGTTCCTGCGCGGGCCGCGCGGCACCGGGTTCCTCTGGGTCCGCCACGGCGTGCTGGACCAGCTCGACCCGCACATCGTGGAGATCCAGTCGGCGGACTGGGACGGTGCCCGCGGGTTCGGCTGGGCGCCCGGCGCGCGGCGGTTCGCCACCTGGGAGCTCAACTACGCGGCGGTGCTCGGCCTCGGCGTGGCCGTCGACCAGGCCCTGAACCTGGGGCTGGCGGAGATCGGCAAGCGCAACGAGGAGCTCGGCGACCGGATGCGCGGGCTGCTGGAGGACACCCCCGGCGTGACCGTTCACGACCTGGGGCGCCGGCGGTGCGCGATCGTCACCGCCACGGTCGACGGGGTGGAGTCGGAGCTGGTGGTGGCCCGGCTGGCCGAGTCCGGGGTGAACGTGACCAGCACCGAGCCGGCGCACCAGCAGTTCGACACCGAGGAGCGCAACCCGCCGCCGCTGGTCCGGTTCTCCCCGCACTACTACAACACCGAGGACGAGGTGGAGCACGCCGCGACCCTGGTAGGGGCCCTTACCGGCAAGCGTTTGTGA
- a CDS encoding RsmB/NOP family class I SAM-dependent RNA methyltransferase, whose product MTEHRASRPHGAGPRRPSGPGHPRDQRSGRAPRGGRPPSDPARQAAYEAIAAVHRDDAYANLVLAEILGGMRLHGRDAAFATELTYGTLRALGTLDLIIADASGRDLAQIDAPARDALRLGAYQLLYTRVPTHAAVNQTVDLVRSVAPFAAGFSNAVMRTISETTLDDWLAKLAPSAEDDPIGHLAVHHHHPEWIVRAFAEALGGDLEDTTRLLIEDNQPPAVHLCARPGRADAVELADEVNGVPGAFSPYAVYLNGGAPRDLAAIREGRAHVQDEGSQLVAAALLAAPVEGQDTRWLDLCAGPGGKTGLIGAIAAARGAEVTAVEVAEHRARLVEQATEGMPVTVFPMDGRSVGRDPDLPEEAFDRVLVDAPCTGLGSLRRRPESRWRRQPADLPPLTKLQRELLVAALRAVRPGGVVAYVTCSPHMVETQVTVSEGARRSGVEVDFVDARPLLPPGMPGLGPGPTVQLWPHRHGTDAMFLAVLRRTS is encoded by the coding sequence ATGACCGAACATCGGGCTTCACGGCCGCACGGCGCCGGCCCTCGCCGGCCATCCGGGCCGGGACATCCGCGCGACCAGCGCAGCGGCCGGGCGCCGAGGGGCGGCCGCCCGCCGTCGGACCCGGCGCGCCAGGCGGCCTACGAGGCGATCGCCGCCGTGCACCGCGACGACGCGTACGCGAACCTGGTGCTGGCCGAGATCCTCGGCGGGATGCGCCTGCACGGGCGGGATGCCGCGTTCGCCACCGAGCTGACCTACGGCACGCTCCGGGCGCTCGGCACCCTCGACCTGATCATCGCCGACGCCTCCGGCCGGGACCTGGCGCAGATCGACGCGCCGGCCCGCGACGCCCTCCGGCTCGGGGCCTATCAGCTGCTCTACACCCGGGTGCCGACGCACGCCGCGGTGAACCAGACCGTCGACCTGGTTCGGTCGGTGGCGCCCTTCGCGGCCGGCTTCTCGAACGCGGTGATGCGGACCATCTCGGAGACGACACTCGACGACTGGCTGGCGAAACTCGCCCCGTCGGCGGAGGACGACCCGATCGGGCACCTCGCGGTGCACCACCACCATCCGGAGTGGATCGTGCGGGCGTTCGCCGAGGCGCTCGGCGGCGACCTGGAGGACACCACCCGGCTGCTGATCGAGGACAACCAGCCGCCGGCCGTGCACCTGTGCGCGCGTCCGGGCCGGGCCGACGCGGTCGAGCTGGCCGACGAGGTCAACGGGGTGCCGGGCGCCTTCTCGCCGTACGCGGTCTACCTGAACGGCGGCGCTCCGCGTGACCTGGCCGCCATCCGCGAGGGCCGGGCGCACGTGCAGGACGAGGGTTCCCAGCTGGTCGCGGCGGCGCTGCTGGCCGCCCCGGTGGAGGGTCAGGACACCCGCTGGCTGGACCTGTGCGCCGGCCCGGGTGGCAAGACCGGCCTGATCGGCGCGATCGCCGCCGCCCGGGGCGCCGAGGTGACCGCGGTCGAGGTGGCCGAGCACCGGGCCCGCCTGGTCGAGCAGGCCACCGAGGGCATGCCGGTGACGGTCTTCCCGATGGACGGCCGCTCGGTGGGCCGGGACCCGGACCTGCCCGAGGAGGCGTTCGACCGGGTGCTGGTCGACGCGCCGTGCACCGGCCTGGGCTCGCTGCGCCGCCGGCCCGAGTCGCGCTGGCGCCGGCAGCCGGCCGACCTGCCGCCGCTCACCAAGTTGCAGCGGGAGCTGCTGGTGGCGGCGCTGCGGGCGGTCCGCCCGGGCGGCGTGGTGGCATATGTGACCTGTTCCCCGCACATGGTGGAGACCCAGGTGACGGTGAGCGAGGGCGCCCGGCGCTCCGGGGTCGAGGTCGACTTCGTGGACGCCCGGCCGCTGCTGCCGCCGGGCATGCCGGGGCTCGGCCCGGGCCCGACGGTCCAGCTGTGGCCGCACCGGCACGGCACCGACGCGATGTTCCTGGCCGTCCTGCGCCGGACGAGCTGA
- a CDS encoding GGDEF domain-containing response regulator, which translates to MSTSEPGPVVEDLGLDADEQRPDLILVVDDDQDIASFVEFNLKVHGFEVIRARDGQEALDLMEEHRPDLAVVDWMMPRMDGVELIRNLRADPLTSALPVIMLTAKSMTVDKVVGLTTGADDYLTKPFDTAELIARVSTTLKRNKEFREVSPLTGLPGNARVRREIIDRIRSGGDYSVGYIDIDRFKSVNDVYGFDRGDEFITAMARSLQRASASTGKPSIFLGHIGGDDFVFICHPDQVLPLTKSMVTDFESAADRLYDQKDAQRGYIEVPDRRGNKQRAALVTLSIGVAQATADGRQFTDPRMVIAVASEMKKVAKSQPGSYVAIDRRRNEAKDEDQNPI; encoded by the coding sequence GTGAGCACTTCCGAGCCGGGGCCCGTGGTCGAGGACCTCGGGCTCGACGCCGACGAGCAACGACCGGACCTCATCCTGGTCGTCGACGACGATCAGGACATCGCGAGCTTCGTCGAGTTCAACCTCAAGGTGCACGGCTTCGAGGTGATCCGCGCCCGGGACGGGCAGGAGGCGCTCGACCTGATGGAGGAGCACCGCCCCGATCTGGCCGTGGTCGACTGGATGATGCCCCGGATGGACGGGGTCGAGCTGATCCGGAACCTGCGGGCCGACCCGCTCACCTCCGCGCTCCCGGTGATCATGCTGACCGCCAAGAGCATGACGGTGGACAAGGTGGTCGGCCTGACCACCGGCGCCGACGACTACCTGACCAAGCCGTTCGACACCGCCGAGCTGATCGCCCGGGTCTCCACCACGCTGAAACGCAACAAGGAGTTCCGCGAGGTCTCGCCGCTGACCGGCCTGCCCGGCAACGCCCGGGTGCGCCGCGAGATCATCGACCGGATCCGGTCCGGCGGCGACTACTCGGTCGGCTACATCGACATCGACCGGTTCAAGAGCGTCAACGACGTCTACGGGTTCGACCGCGGTGACGAGTTCATCACCGCCATGGCCCGCAGCCTGCAACGCGCCAGCGCCTCCACCGGCAAACCGTCGATCTTTCTGGGGCACATCGGCGGCGACGACTTCGTCTTCATCTGCCACCCCGACCAGGTGCTGCCGCTGACCAAGAGCATGGTCACCGACTTCGAGTCGGCCGCCGACCGGCTCTACGACCAGAAGGACGCGCAGCGCGGCTACATCGAGGTGCCCGACCGCCGCGGCAACAAGCAGCGTGCCGCGCTGGTCACGCTCTCGATCGGGGTCGCCCAGGCGACCGCCGACGGCCGGCAGTTCACCGACCCGCGGATGGTCATCGCGGTCGCCTCGGAGATGAAGAAGGTCGCCAAGTCCCAGCCGGGCTCCTACGTCGCCATCGACCGCCGCCGCAACGAGGCCAAAGACGAGGATCAAAACCCGATTTAG
- the rpe gene encoding ribulose-phosphate 3-epimerase: MESSPIIAPSILASDFSRLAEEVRAIEGAADWVHVDVMDNHFVPNLTLGLPIVQSLRKATTIPFDVHLMITDPERWAPGYAEAGAYNVTFHAEACDDPVALAKTLRAAGAKAGLAIDRDTPVEPYLELLPYLDTVLIMTIKAGFGGQKFLPEMLDKVRDVRRRVAVGHLDVRIEVDGGIAADTIEQAAEAGADAFVAGTAVYGMADPAEAVRKLRALAANRMGNSM, from the coding sequence GTGGAATCATCGCCGATCATCGCGCCGAGCATCCTCGCCTCCGACTTCTCCCGCCTGGCCGAGGAAGTGCGAGCCATCGAGGGGGCCGCCGACTGGGTGCACGTGGACGTCATGGACAACCACTTCGTGCCCAACCTCACGCTCGGCCTGCCGATCGTGCAGAGCCTGCGCAAGGCGACCACGATCCCGTTCGACGTGCACCTGATGATCACCGACCCGGAGCGCTGGGCGCCGGGTTACGCCGAGGCGGGGGCGTACAACGTGACGTTCCACGCCGAGGCCTGCGACGACCCGGTGGCGCTCGCCAAGACGCTGCGCGCGGCCGGGGCAAAGGCGGGCCTGGCCATCGACCGGGACACCCCGGTGGAGCCGTACCTGGAGTTGTTGCCCTATCTGGACACCGTCCTGATCATGACGATCAAGGCCGGCTTCGGTGGGCAGAAATTCCTGCCCGAGATGCTGGACAAGGTGCGTGACGTGCGGCGCCGCGTCGCCGTGGGCCACCTGGACGTGCGCATCGAGGTGGACGGCGGGATCGCCGCGGACACCATCGAGCAGGCCGCCGAGGCCGGTGCGGACGCGTTCGTGGCGGGCACCGCGGTCTATGGCATGGCCGACCCGGCCGAGGCGGTGCGTAAGCTTCGGGCACTGGCCGCCAACCGGATGGGGAACTCGATGTGA
- a CDS encoding TetR/AcrR family transcriptional regulator encodes MPADDVLRDRLVRVGAELLSTESPGALSLREIARRAGVSHGAPRRWFPTHKSLLSAIARSGFAELKAQIETALRTAAADPRSQITELARIYVRFAAANRGMFALMFRHDLLETGGELGLRDASLPLFRLLVDLVAAARPAADPPAEVTAAALWAALHGTAQLWIWGSLTLATGATDPAPFVDATLAAHLGKDSR; translated from the coding sequence ATGCCCGCTGACGACGTCTTACGTGACCGGCTCGTCCGGGTCGGCGCCGAGTTGCTGAGCACCGAAAGTCCCGGCGCCCTCTCACTGCGTGAGATCGCTCGCCGGGCCGGTGTCTCGCACGGCGCGCCGCGCCGCTGGTTCCCCACCCACAAGTCGCTGCTCTCGGCCATCGCCCGCTCCGGGTTCGCCGAGCTCAAGGCGCAGATCGAGACCGCGCTGCGGACGGCCGCCGCCGACCCGCGGTCGCAGATCACCGAGCTGGCCCGGATTTACGTACGCTTTGCCGCCGCGAACCGCGGCATGTTCGCGTTGATGTTCCGCCACGACCTGCTCGAAACCGGTGGGGAGCTGGGCCTGCGCGACGCCTCGCTGCCGCTCTTCCGGCTGCTGGTCGATCTGGTCGCCGCCGCCCGGCCCGCCGCCGACCCGCCGGCCGAGGTCACGGCCGCCGCGCTCTGGGCGGCCCTGCACGGCACCGCCCAGCTCTGGATCTGGGGTTCGCTGACGCTGGCCACCGGGGCCACCGACCCGGCCCCGTTCGTCGACGCCACCCTCGCCGCCCATCTGGGGAAGGACTCTCGATGA